A window of the Zeugodacus cucurbitae isolate PBARC_wt_2022May chromosome 2, idZeuCucr1.2, whole genome shotgun sequence genome harbors these coding sequences:
- the LOC105208370 gene encoding ras guanine nucleotide exchange factor P isoform X2: protein MMHQLLNNHHKKLRRTKFQSEHRMLIKITKMTITSVSFSKHQSQQRLLSQHPRTVTASLMSSRYLSTITTPMSPTMVSKRLICNEKNKITSIMNALVIMMTTTMLPPSMGMATISATSTYSTITSTPSIIQKPRNLDLIRNPPFSDFISTLSNCNHSTSISTRISTFVPVFSNDFFTSISEMSTISLGTSYALDFASSSILTSARVIKLNSTNNENNNNHNHILNKQNYNNNNKTHLKYSNDCDSTCGTANGNNINNNSSNNNNVNNNNHHQQFNNLSMGQQSHLRHIRFSNNGRGMDNGSNHNEYNISNNNNYRRGGNQSNNSSGNSIPMMIHRHNNEYYGNNHHNYQHHQYNEHSRRHNVINGNNNNNNSNSSNASNSGLFDRNHNNNNSTNNNVNVNVNGNGNNGCNNNSVHFDGLSGNNHSRSVDFHTDNRTERGSIAEATNNGSGGNFSYISGRNNSNYGRNGHQNNSSGNYGYHHHHHYSNNGPSTSGLSGFSGSVSNLFDGPSGSSGIMGSSSSLNSGPHGLKSDSPSRKRRRISGRMPSQSPPAIWEQRRSPRNQMQQGSPPIRRPRLHDAGSSHHNRGIHGSNNSVSGNSINNTNTNNVSGNHLQSYHQPQHSIQSTPYYLRQHMPPPPALQQQQTPSPPTHHQPQSLPQPQLQQRSPWEHSLSAAAVLTSSNQAPAAVNAYMQQTPPPPQSPGHHHQTSLVGAPPPPPPLMLDINQVPVSLPLRHAEPIWASICTYPAPPPQARIAPCHLHGIYTQPFASQACNTHPSAQFTQATTSFAATAGTPIQMPQPQQVQVNAAAAAQQQHTQQAAALMAAASVAAANYQHAQFTQQQRTEATAAAAAAAAAVAGLSLEQAGAHHLDPHQGHQAAVPTPTAHHNQLQATPIHITSMSAVAAAAAHHLRTTATAAAQMSAAPQPILLSAERRVFPPHRRITRFWPASHPHGPHRHMLSPQTLGPHQATPVQIQTTTGIINPGFLLNFLAMFPLSPYNQHDLNSLDSNETENYEALLSLAERLGEAKPRGLARNEIDQLPSYKYNPDTHSGDQTSCVVCMCDFELKQVLRVLPCSHEFHAKCVDKWLRSNRTCPICRGNASDYFENPEQHQQQQQQTQQTQSQIQPQSSSQQSQTQPAATTQNAISGAAQPTAQQQTQATHAH from the exons ATGATGCACCAACTTTTGAACAACCACCACAAAAAATTGCGCCGAACAAAATTTCAATCCGAACATCgtatgttaataaaaattacaaaaatgacAATCACATCTGTATCATTTTCAAAACATCAATCACAACAACGGCTTCTATCGCAACATCCACGCACTGTGACTGCATCTCTAATGTCTTCTCGATATTTATCGACAATTACCACACCAATGTCACCTACAATGGTATCTAAACGATTaatatgtaatgaaaaaaataaaataacatcaaTAATGAATGCACTTGTCATAatgatgacaacaacaatgctcCCACCATCTATGGGGATGGCAACAATATCTGCAACTTCAACATATTCAACGATAACTTCAACACCGTCAATTATTCAAAAACCACGAAACCTCGATCTCATTCGAAACCCACCCTTTTCCGATTTCATTTCTACGCTTTCTAATTGTAATCATTCCACATCTATTTCTACCCGAATTTCAACTTTTGTGCCCGTTTTTTCCAACGATTTTTTCACATCTATTTCTGAAATGTCTACGATCTCATTGGGAACATCGTATGCTCTTGATTTTGCATCTTCCTCCATCTTGACGTCGGCGCGCGTTATCAAACTGAATTCAACAAAtaacgaaaacaataacaatcatAATCACAttctaaataaacaaaattacaataataataataaaacacatttaaaatacTCAAACGATTGCGATTCGACTTGTGGTACCGCCAAtggtaataatattaataacaacagtagcaacaacaacaacgtcaacAATAATAACCATCATCAGCAATTCAATAATTTGAGTATGGGACAGCAATCTCATCTACGGCATATACGTTTTAGCAATAACGGGCGTGGCATGGATAATGGCAGTAACCATAATGAATATAAtattagtaacaacaacaattaccgaCGAGGGGGAAACCAAAGTAACAACAGTAGTGGCAATAGTATCCCGATGATGATCCATCGTCACAATAATGAATATTATGGGAATAATCATCACAATTATCAACACCATCAATATAATGAACATAGTCGTCGACACAATGTCATtaacggcaacaacaataataacaatagcaatagcagTAATGCGTCTAACTCAGGATTATTTGATAGaaaccataataataataatagtaccaataacaatgtaaatgtaaatgtgaaCGGGAACGGGAACAatggctgcaacaacaacagtgtg CATTTTGATGGACTTAGTGGCAACAACCATTCGCGGAGTGTTGATTTCCACACTGACAATCGCACAGAACGTGGCAGTATAGCCGAGGCTACTAATAATGGCAGTGGCGGTAACTTTAGCTACATCTCGGGACGAAATAATAGCAATTATGGGCGTAACGGTCACCAAAATAACAGTTCTGGTAATTACGGctaccatcatcatcatcactatAGCAATAATGGGCCATCAACATCAGGATTATCAGGCTTTAGCGGTAGTGTCTCCAACCTTTTTGATGGACCAAGTGGCTCTTCTGGTATTATGGGATCCTCTTCTTCACTAAATAGTGGCCCCCATGGGTTGAAATCCGACAGTCCATCGCGAAAGAGGCGTCGCATCTCTGGCCGCATGCCCAGCCAGTCACCGCCAGCGATATGGGAGCAAAGACGTTCTCCTCGCAATCAA ATGCAGCAGGGAAGTCCTCCGATACGCCGCCCCCGTCTGCATGATGCTGGGTCATCTCATCATAACCGCGGCATTCATGGTAGCAACAATAGTGTTTCGGGTAAtagtatcaacaacacgaatACAAATAACGTTAGTGGAAACCATTTGCAAAGTTATCACCAACCACAGCATTCAATACAATCCACGCCATATTACCTCCGGCAGCACATGCCACCTCCACCcgctctacaacaacaacaaacaccatcGCCGCCAACGCATCATCAACCACAGTCCTTACCACAGCCACAATTACAGCAACGTTCACCTTGGGAGCACTCATTATCTGCTGCTGCAGTTCTAACTAGCTCGAACCAAGCGCCTGCAGCCGTGAACGCTTATATGCAGCAAACTCCACCACCACCACAGTCCCCTGGTCATCATCACCAAACATCCTTGGTAGGAGCACCACCGCCACCCCCACCTTTGATGTTGGACATCAATCAGGTTCCTGTCAGTCTTCCTTTACGTCACGCCGAGCCTATATGGGCCTCTATATGCACTTATCCAGCGCCACCGCCTCAAGCAAGAATAGCACCTTGTCATCTGCATGGTATTTATACACAACCGTTCGCATCTCAAGCATGCAATACACATCCCAGTGCTCAATTCACGCAAGCCACGACTAGTTTCGCTGCTACCGCCGGTACACCAATTCAAATGCCACAACCACAACAGGTCCAGGTTAATGCAGCTGCagccgcacaacaacaacacacacaacaaGCTGCCGCCCTTATGGCAGCTGCTTCGGTTGCCGCGGCTAACTACCAACATGCTCAATTTACCCAACAACAACGTACGGAGGCTACTGCAGCcgctgcggctgctgctgctgccgtagCTGGTTTATCTCTAGAACAAGCCGGCGCTCATCACCTAGACCCCCATCAAGGACATCAAGCTGCTGTACCGACTCCAACGGCACATCACAATCAATTACAAGCCACACCAATTCATATAACCTCCATGTCAGCAGTTGCGGCTGCAGCAGCACACCATCTGCGTACTACTGCAACAGCAGCGGCTCAAATGTCTGCTGCACCTCAACCGATCTTGCTCTCTGCAGAG AGGCGTGTTTTTCCACCACATCGTCGTATTACCCGTTTTTGGCCAGCAAGTCATCCACACGGACCTCACCGACATATGCTTTCACCACAAACTTTGGGACCACACCAAGCGACACCTGTACAAATTCAGACGACAACTGGAATCATTAATCCGGGCTTTTTACTTAATTTCCT TGCCATGTTCCCGCTCTCACCTTATAATCAACATGATCTAAACTCACTAGATTCAAACGAAACGGAAAATTACGAAGCTTTGTTAAGTTTGGCGGAACGTTTGGGTGAGGCTAAGCCACGCGGATTGGCGCGAAATGAAATCGATCAGCTGCCAAGCTATAAGTATAATCCAGATACCCATAGTG GTGATCAAACGTCTTGCGTTGTTTGCATGTGTGACTTTGAGTTAAAGCAAGTACTCCGAGTGCTACCTTGTTCACATGAATTTCATGCAAAATGTGTGGATAAATGGCTAAGG TCAAATCGAACCTGCCCCATTTGTCGGGGTAATGCTTCGGACTACTTTGAAAATCCAGAgcagcatcaacagcaacagcagcaaactCAACAGACACAGTCTCAAATCCAACCACAATCTTCATCGCAACAATCTCAAACGCAGCCAGCAGCTACAACACAAAATGCGATTTCAGGAGCGGCACAGCCGACAgcccaacaacaaacacaagcaaCCCATGCACATTAA